Proteins found in one Coffea eugenioides isolate CCC68of chromosome 5, Ceug_1.0, whole genome shotgun sequence genomic segment:
- the LOC113771705 gene encoding aspartic proteinase CDR1-like, translated as MAANFPVFSMFSKLSLLVFINLFFYPLIEGKDGGFSTHLIHRDSPKSPLRNPSNSFFEMLNKSFHRSFARAEYFKKRVSQSRSKHSSNSSSAPIQSHITSAGGEYLIKVTIGTPPVDFLAIADTGSDLTWIQCKPCKRCYKQDAPLFDPNKTTTYRHLSCNSPLCSDPGTTFCDFRNKCGYRVSYGDGSFSNGDLSTETFTFESCSTRNVSIPNVAFGCGQASGGIFQETSSGIVGLGGGALSIIKQLNGSIGGKFSYCLVPRDSNFSSKINFGSNAVVSGPGVLSTPLIKQYTDTFYYLNLTGFSVGNTRIPYDGLSKPDNSSPNDFPGGNIIIDSGTTLTFVLQDFYQRLEAKVIKITRGTRVSDPGGQFSLCYKVEKRLKIPKIVAHFANADIKLPPDGTFLEVSKGIVCLAIVPTDGIAIFGNVLQINHLIGYDLVNKKLSFLPTSCTKYK; from the coding sequence ATGGCtgcaaattttccagttttctctATGTTTTCTAAGTTGTCCCTTTTAGTCTTCATCAATTTGTTCTTTTATCCACTCATTGAAGGAAAAGATGGTGGTTTTTCTACTCATCTCATACATCGAGACTCTCCAAAATCCCCCTTGCGTAATCCCTCCAACTCCTTCTTTGAAATGCTTAACAAATCTTTTCACCGTTCCTTCGCTCGAGCCGAGTATTTCAAGAAAAGAGTCTCCCAATCTCGTTCCAAGCATTCGTCAAATTCTTCTTCTGCTCCAATCCAATCCCACATCACATCCGCCGGTGGGGAGTATCTGATTAAAGTAACCATCGGAACCCCACCGGTTGATTTCCTAGCCATTGCTGACACAGGCAGCGATCTTACATGGATACAATGCAAGCCCTGCAAACGATGCTACAAGCAAGACGCCCCTCTTTTCGATCCTAATAAAACAACAACTTATCGACATTTGTCATGCAACTCCCCGTTGTGCTCTGATCCTGGAACTACATTTTGTGATTTTAGAAATAAATGTGGGTATAGAGTTTCTTATGGAGACGGTTCTTTTAGTAATGGGGATCTTTCTACAGAAACTTTTACGTTTGAATCCTGCTCTACCAGAAATGTATCAATCCCAAATGTTGCTTTTGGTTGCGGGCAAGCAAGTGGTGGCATCTTCCAGGAAACTTCGTCTGGGATAGTCGGTCTAGGTGGTGGAGCATTGTCGATTATCAAGCAATTGAATGGATCAATTGGTGGTAAATTTTCATACTGTTTGGTTCCCAGAGATTCGAACTTTTCAAGTAAGATCAATTTCGGTAGCAATGCTGTTGTTTCAGGCCCTGGAGTTCTTTCGACTCCATTGATCAAGCAGTATACAGATACATTCTACTATCTCAATTTAACAGGCTTCAGCGTTGGAAATACAAGGATTCCATATGATGGTTTGTCCAAGCCAGACAATTCTTCCCCTAATGATTTTCCGGGGGGTAACATTATTATTGATTCTGGAACAACGCTAACATTTGTGCTTCAGGACTTTTACCAAAGATTGGAAGCTAAAGTTATCAAAATAACAAGGGGTACACGGGTTTCTGATCCAGGAGGTCAGTTTAGCCTTTGCTATAAGGTTGAAAAACGTCTCAAGATTCCCAAAATTGTTGCTCACTTTGCTAATGCTGATATAAAATTACCTCCAGATGGTACATTTCTTGAAGTGTCTAAGGGGATAGTTTGTTTGGCTATAGTTCCAACTGATGGTATTGCAATTTTTGGGAACGTGTTGCAGATAAATCATCTTATTGGATATGATCTTGTAAACAAGAAGCTCTCCTTCTTGCCAACTAGTTGCACCAAATATAAGTAG
- the LOC113771706 gene encoding putative late blight resistance protein homolog R1A-3, with protein MASTSITCITSILDDLQALENDYPEFPNWPQKYLRRMRHMPRYLRTFLLCARKYSNGDVQLLFDNKKNQANNHHASLEALAVRIGEAIPKWAKEIQSSDQPWKVVHDLEKDMESFEQEICDWYVFFLGSSSRQSSNSVVRKDDLMEFMDSLLENLVNYLPRSRLAHQVGLIKALEEKLAFMKNFIRFLTLHGVENTELGPLLVHTEAVAINAAGLSYKFQFKKGFGSPKDIKESISELPQKIIPVEPQVLETCIQALIASKLSRQSYGDTDERILRDFYHSLLCNLWEKLKHGTCPVILRQLQMFYEGLNSLRTILKEKPKEFDEKVRDPTRVVKCYGGDFISPLSLNAIKDAIQAKDMDIVCSELLEIIKLIDAVITEKCPESSSFTFPTTNGLGFVDSLLEKMMDVTSSEAGSIALIDHPIQKVQEELVCLRSLLRKIVGLQNEDEEVQAIWDRIVGVAYRIEFLIDSLITGNILDSSSMSIHSILEEMNIIKAAALKICDSGTLGGKVKEVTKRFNHMPQQGSKPIVNDVVVGFEDETASVINGLRNGSRQVKIVSIVGMPGCGKTTLARKVYNDSSVKSHFYERAWCTVSQVHHKRNLLLQILTCIESKLPEDVFEMGEEDLALQVKRRLLKNRYLIVLDDVWDIDAWNGLEASFPDDGNGSRVILTSRLRGVVPQDKLDHEPYSLRQLAPNESWDLLKGKLYPGQDLAPPELCEIRQQVMEMCQGLPLTVVILAGILSRMDPNGWKEAVEGLSSRNVSSTEQCIATLELSYKHLPDTLKACFLYFAAFPEDHEHNTKRLISLWVAEGYVQKTHPKRSEDVANDYLMELISRSLVIVSKPRSIDGVKACRIHDLLYEFCVTKAKEEKLLQRVRRYDDLSAFTVPCYLRRLCIIDSKLEHFDNLRLFSPAIRSLLLFSHDEDSISFDLRFIFHIMKLVRVLDLSQIGLDPFPREVELLVHLRYLAILGRGKISLPSSVCNLPNLETLIWRNSSTHRSVSLPDTIWNLKKLRHLQLIDEVDKHYCFFFPRDNLDNSSQLLDLDFLSCLSLDPEENISKLLRKFPNIRKLRCSVNLKPGVQYHVAMNCLSQLESLSLGCVIYAGDRYQLDFQFPLTIKKLTLSYFRMPWSKMAAIGNLPNLEVLKLLKQAFEGEIWEMEVEKFPKVCFLKLASLNIAKWTASSEYDEQDYFPGLQKLVLDRCGALQEIPSCLRNSSALEIIEVSKCPNCTSSLEEIQEEQRSNGNTDLKILIS; from the coding sequence ATGGCCTCCACTAGTATCACTTGTATTACTTCCATCTTGGATGATCTGCAAGCGCTGGAGAACGATTATCCAGAATTTCCAAATTGGCCGCAGAAGTACCTGAGACGCATGAGACACATGCCAAGATATCTGAGAACATTTCTTCTGTGTGCGAGAAAATACAGCAACGGTGATGTGCAATTACTATTTGACAACAAAAAGAACCAGGCAAATAATCATCATGCAAGCCTAGAAGCTCTGGCAGTTCGCATTGGAGAAGCCATTCCCAAGTGGGCAAAGGAGATCCAATCTTCTGATCAGCCCTGGAAAGTGGTCCATGATTTAGAAAAAGACATGGAATCCTTCGAACAAGAAATTTGCGACTGGTACGTCTTTTTCTTGGGTTCCTCGTCACGGCAGTCCAGTAATTCGGTCGTTCGAAAAGATGACCTTATGGAATTCATGGATTCTCTTCTGGAGAATCTAGTGAATTATCTTCCAAGGAGTCGGCTGGCACATCAAGTTGGACTAATTAAAGCCCTTGAAGAGAAGCTGGCGTTCATGAAAAACTTCATCCGTTTTCTCACACTGCATGGCGTTGAAAACACAGAATTGGGACCTTTGTTGGTTCACACTGAAGCTGTGGCTATCAATGCAGCAGGCCTCTCTTATAAGTTCCAGTTTAAGAAGGGTTTCGGATCGCCCAAGGATATCAAGGAAAGCATTTCGGAACTGCCGCAGAAGATTATTCCTGTTGAACCGCAAGTCCTTGAGACTTGTATCCAGGCCCTGATTGCTTCAAAATTATCAAGACAATCATACGGAGATACAGATGAGCGCATATTGAGAGACTTCTACCATTCTCTCCTGTGTAATCTTTGGGAGAAACTAAAGCATGGTACTTGTCCTGTGATTTTGCGTCAACTACAAATGTTTTACGAGGGGCTCAATTCCTTGAGAACCATTTTGAAGGAGAAGCCAAAGGAGTTCGATGAGAAAGTAAGAGATCCTACTCGAGTCGTGAAATGTTATGGAGGAGATTTTATTTCCCCACTCTCTCTGAATGCAATCAAAGACGCCATACAAGCCAAGGATATGGATATCGTGTGTTCTGAGTTATTGGAAATAATTAAGCTCATCGATGCAGTAATCACAGAGAAGTGTCCAGAATCATCATCATTCACTTTTCCTACGACCAATGGACTGGGCTTTGTTGATTCCCTTCTAGAAAAGATGATGGATGTGACAAGTTCTGAGGCCGGCTCGATTGCTTTGATCGATCATCCAATTCAAAAAGTCCAGGAAGAACTTGTTTGTTTACGTTCTTTGCTGCGGAAAATTGTGGGCCTGCAAAATGAGGATGAGGAGGTCCAGGCAATTTGGGATCGTATTGTTGGGGTGGCATACAGGATAGAGTTTCTTATTGATTCCTTAATAACTGGAAATATCTTAGATTCTTCTTCAATGtccattcattccattttagaAGAAATGAACATCATTAAAGCTGCGGCCTTGAAGATTTGTGATAGCGGAACACTTGGTGGAAAAGTTAAGGAAGTAACGAAGAGATTCAATCACATGCCACAACAGGGAAGTAAGCCAATAGTCAATGACGTGGTGGTGGGATTCGAGGATGAGACGGCATCGGTAATCAATGGACTCAGAAATGGATCACGACAAGTGAAAATTGTTTCCATTGTGGGTATGCCGGGATGCGGTAAGACAACTTTGGCTAGAAAAGTGTACAATGATTCTTCAGTGAAGTCCCATTTTTATGAGCGGGCTTGGTGTACTGTTTCTCAAGTAcaccacaagagaaatctgtTGCTTCAAATTTTGACTTGTATTGAGTCCAAGCTTCCTGAGGATGTTTTTGAGATGGGTGAAGAAGATCTGGCTCTTCAAGTCAAAAGACGTTTGCTGAAAAACAGATATCTCATTGTTTTGGACGATGTATGGGACATTGATGCATGGAACGGATTGGAAGCCTCATTCCCTGATGATGGAAATGGAAGTAGAGTTATCTTGACAAGTCGGCTCCGTGGTGTTGTTCCGCAAGACAAACTCGACCATGAACCATATTCTCTTCGTCAACTCGCTCCTAATGAGAGCTGGGATTTGCTAAAAGGGAAGTTATATCCTGGACAAGATTTGGCTCCTCCAGAACTATGTGAAATTCGACAGCAAGTCATGGAAATGTGTCAAGGACTACCTCTTACGGTTGTCATTCTTGCCGGGATTCTCTCAAGGATGGACCCAAATGGTTGGAAAGAAGCTGTGGAAGGTTTAAGTTCGAGGAATGTTTCTAGTACGGAACAGTGTATCGCTACATTAGAGCTCAGTTACAAACATTTACCTGATACTTTGAAGgcatgttttctttattttgcaGCCTTTCCAGAAGACCATGAACACAATACCAAGAGGTTGATTTCTCTATGGGTCGCCGAAGGATATGTTCAAAAAACTCATCCCAAGAGATCAGAGGATGTGGCAAATGATTACCTGATGGAACTTATTAGCAGAAGCTTAGTCATAGTTTCGAAACCAAGATCCATTGATGGGGTCAAAGCTTGTCGCATTCACGATTTGTTATATGAGTTTTGTGTGACAAAAGCCAAAGAAGAAAAGCTTTTGCAGCGGGTGCGCAGGTATGATGACTTGTCTGCTTTCACTGTGCCATGCTACCTACGCCGCTTATGCATTATTGATTCTAAGCTCGAGCACTTTGACAACTTGAGGTTATTTTCTCCTGCCATACGCAGTCTATTATTATTCAGTCACGATGAAGACAGTATTAGTTTTGACCTCCGATTCATTTTTCACATCATGAAACTTGTTAGAGTGTTAGATTTGAGCCAAATTGGACTCGACCCCTTTCCTAGAGAGGTAGAACTGCTTGTTCACTTGCGCTACTTGGCGATTCTAGGTCGAGGTAAAATCAGTCTCCCATCATCAGTATGCAATCTCCCGAACTTGGAAACTTTGATTTGGCGAAATTCTTCAACTCATCGTTCAGTTTCACTACCAGATACCATATGGAACCTGAAGAAACTAAGGCATTTACAGCTAATTGATGAGGTCGATAAgcattattgtttttttttccctagaGACAATCTTGACAACTCGTCACAGTTGCTTGACTTAGATTTCTTGTCCTGTTTGTCTCTCGATCCTGAGGAAAACATCAGCAAACTGTTGAGAAAGTTTCCAAATATCCGCAAGCTGAGATGCTCTGTCAATCTCAAGCCAGGTGTTCAATATCATGTAGCAATGAATTGTCTAAGTCAGTTGGAATCACTCAGTCTGGGTTGCGTTATTTACGCCGGTGACCGATATCAGTTAGATTTCCAATTTCCTTTGACTATTAAAAAATTGACCCTATCTTATTTTCGCATGCCATGGAGCAAAATGGCAGCAATTGGAAATCTACCCAATCTTGAGGTGCTCAAATTACTCAAACAAGCCTTTGAGGGGGAAATATGGGAAATGGAAGTAGAGAAGTTCCCTAAAGTTTGTTTCTTGAaattagcttccttgaacattGCGAAGTGGACAGCCTCCTCCGAGTACGACGAGCAGGACTATTTTCCTGGTCTCCAGAAGTTAGTATTGGATCGCTGTGGAGCATTGCAGGAGATCCCTTCTTGTTTGAGAAATAGTTCTGCCCTTGAAATAATTGAGGTGTCAAAATGTCCCAACTGTACCAGTTCATTAGAAGAAATTCAGGAAGAGCAAAGAAGCAACGGAAATACCGatctgaagatccttatctcATAA